The following coding sequences are from one Desulfuromonas sp. TF window:
- the panC gene encoding pantoate--beta-alanine ligase: METITDVQTMQERCAAARREGRRIAFVPTMGYLHEGHLSLLREGRRRGDLLVLSIFVNPTQFGQGEDLDSYPRNLTGDSEMARSAGVDLIFAPEARDVYPAGYATYVQVEGLTETLCGRSRPGHFQGVTTVVCKLFNIVQPHVALFGNKDFQQLAVIRRMTRDLNLPAEIVGMPIVRETDGLAMSSRNVYLSAAERQQALALIDAIRLAVKRVGEGERRADALIDSVRQRIEREPDAAIDYVQICHAETLEDMETIDFDSVLLLAVRIGGTRLIDNHYLFQEV; this comes from the coding sequence ATGGAAACCATCACCGACGTTCAGACAATGCAGGAGCGCTGCGCCGCCGCGCGCCGTGAGGGCAGGCGCATTGCCTTTGTCCCCACCATGGGATATCTCCACGAGGGACACCTCTCTCTTTTGCGGGAAGGACGCCGTCGGGGAGACCTGCTGGTTCTCTCCATTTTCGTCAATCCTACGCAGTTCGGCCAGGGGGAGGACCTCGACTCTTATCCTCGCAATCTTACCGGGGATTCCGAGATGGCCCGTTCCGCCGGCGTCGATCTGATCTTCGCTCCCGAGGCGCGCGATGTCTATCCGGCCGGCTATGCCACCTATGTCCAGGTGGAGGGGCTGACCGAAACCCTTTGCGGCCGCAGCCGGCCCGGGCATTTCCAAGGGGTAACCACGGTGGTCTGCAAGCTGTTCAATATCGTACAGCCTCATGTGGCGCTTTTCGGCAACAAGGATTTCCAGCAGCTGGCTGTCATCCGCCGGATGACGCGGGATCTGAACCTGCCGGCGGAGATCGTCGGCATGCCCATCGTCCGCGAGACGGACGGACTGGCAATGAGTTCGCGCAATGTTTATCTCTCCGCAGCCGAGCGGCAGCAGGCGCTGGCCCTGATCGATGCCATCCGCCTGGCGGTGAAGCGGGTCGGTGAAGGAGAGCGCAGAGCCGATGCACTGATCGATTCCGTGCGGCAGCGCATCGAACGGGAACCGGATGCGGCAATCGATTATGTCCAGATCTGCCATGCCGAAACCCTTGAGGATATGGAAACCATCGATTTCGATTCGGTTCTTCTCCTGGCCGTCAGAATCGGCGGCACCCGATTGATTGATAATCATTATCTCTTTCAGGAGGTGTAG
- a CDS encoding amidohydrolase family protein, protein MKNSIIYLARYAYPVASPPIEDGALLVRDGRIVEVGKRSVLTASCPQAAVVDCGDAVLLPPLVNAHTHLELTHFPGWAEEIGEGGAPASFIDWILHVIRVKRSIDSNRYRPSLEKGIRLSLKSGTGAVGDILSFFPARSAYAGSPLRGRLFLETLGRDPARNREILRGIGRILDEGRIGRMEPGISPHSPYTLSAEYLEEVFELARRRRIAACTHFAESSDEVEFLRDSEGPIARILYPHVGWGDMTPPASRRSPAVYLFECGGLVRGNLLVHGVQVSGRDIEQIARCGATVVLCPRSNARLGVGKPPLRRYRESGIPLALGTDSLASSDSLSMWDELSFARRLFAGDVDSGDLLKMATADGAVALGLGGEMGVLKAGYGAHFQVLTSAGLPRIEDLTEFLCTCGNSAEITSLYLDGRDVLQMT, encoded by the coding sequence TTGAAGAATTCAATCATCTATCTCGCCCGCTATGCGTATCCCGTCGCTTCCCCTCCCATCGAAGACGGAGCCCTGCTGGTGCGCGACGGGCGCATTGTCGAAGTGGGAAAGCGATCGGTCCTGACCGCATCCTGTCCTCAGGCAGCGGTTGTTGATTGCGGCGACGCCGTTCTCCTCCCGCCGCTGGTCAACGCCCATACCCATCTTGAGCTGACCCATTTCCCCGGCTGGGCCGAAGAGATCGGAGAGGGCGGCGCGCCCGCCTCTTTCATCGACTGGATACTGCACGTTATCCGGGTGAAGCGAAGCATCGATTCCAACCGGTACCGTCCCTCCCTGGAAAAGGGAATCCGGCTTTCCCTGAAATCCGGCACAGGGGCGGTCGGGGACATTCTCTCCTTCTTTCCGGCCCGTTCCGCCTACGCCGGATCTCCCCTGCGGGGCCGACTGTTTCTGGAGACTCTCGGCCGGGACCCGGCCCGAAACCGGGAGATCCTTCGGGGGATCGGCCGCATCCTCGACGAGGGCCGTATCGGGCGCATGGAACCGGGGATCTCCCCCCATTCTCCTTACACGCTCTCCGCCGAATACCTGGAGGAAGTTTTCGAACTCGCCCGTCGGCGCAGGATTGCCGCCTGCACCCATTTTGCCGAATCCTCCGACGAGGTCGAATTCCTGCGAGATTCCGAAGGGCCCATTGCCAGGATACTCTACCCTCACGTCGGCTGGGGAGACATGACTCCTCCAGCGTCGCGTCGCTCTCCGGCGGTTTACCTTTTCGAGTGCGGCGGTCTCGTCCGCGGAAACCTGCTCGTTCATGGGGTGCAGGTGAGCGGTCGGGATATCGAGCAGATAGCCCGCTGCGGGGCCACCGTGGTTCTCTGCCCCCGCTCCAACGCCCGTCTGGGGGTCGGCAAGCCCCCTTTGCGACGCTACCGTGAGTCCGGCATTCCCCTGGCCCTGGGAACGGACAGTCTGGCCAGCTCCGACTCCCTGTCGATGTGGGATGAGCTCTCCTTTGCCCGCCGCCTGTTTGCCGGCGACGTCGATTCCGGCGACCTCCTGAAAATGGCCACCGCCGACGGAGCCGTCGCCCTTGGTCTGGGCGGGGAGATGGGGGTTCTCAAAGCAGGGTACGGGGCCCACTTCCAGGTCCTGACCTCTGCGGGCCTTCCCCGCATCGAAGATCTGACCGAATTTCTCTGCACCTGTGGAAACTCCGCTGAAATTACCTCCCTCTATCTGGACGGCCGCGATGTGTTGCAAATGACCTGA
- a CDS encoding SoxR reducing system RseC family protein: protein MVEEFGNIVELKGKEIAVVLCEKSSFCKNCASMESCQVGDDNRSKLVEALNMLGADVGDRVKLVVSTKTFLQSSFFLYIVPLIALVFGGSLGQWMGGVLQGGPDANLLSAILGTVFLVGSFFVIRVGSRAIPKETYMPRIVAVVSEDDIFADELKK, encoded by the coding sequence ATGGTCGAGGAATTCGGAAACATCGTCGAGCTGAAAGGGAAAGAGATCGCCGTCGTCCTTTGCGAGAAGTCGAGTTTCTGCAAGAACTGCGCGTCCATGGAAAGCTGCCAGGTCGGAGACGACAACCGTTCGAAACTGGTCGAAGCCCTCAATATGCTGGGTGCCGATGTGGGAGACCGGGTCAAGCTGGTGGTCAGTACGAAAACCTTTCTCCAGTCGTCCTTTTTCCTCTACATCGTCCCCTTGATTGCCCTCGTCTTCGGGGGATCGCTCGGTCAGTGGATGGGAGGCGTCCTGCAGGGGGGTCCGGATGCGAATCTGCTGTCCGCTATTCTAGGGACCGTTTTCCTGGTCGGATCCTTCTTCGTGATCCGGGTCGGCAGCCGGGCCATTCCCAAGGAAACCTACATGCCGCGCATCGTCGCGGTCGTTTCGGAAGACGACATCTTCGCCGATGAATTGAAAAAATAA
- the smpB gene encoding SsrA-binding protein SmpB, with protein MGIKIIASNKKAFHDFFIDEVYEAGLVLTGTEVKSLRQTKVNLKEAFCRVKDGEVFINNMHISPYEQGGRENPADPTRVRKLLLHREEIDKLTRKVEEKGLSLVPTKIYFKNSRAKIEIGVGRGKKLHDKRESLKSKEADREMAKALKSARREE; from the coding sequence ATGGGTATTAAAATCATCGCCAGCAATAAGAAGGCCTTCCACGATTTCTTCATCGACGAGGTGTATGAGGCCGGTCTCGTCCTCACCGGGACGGAAGTCAAGTCGCTGCGCCAGACAAAGGTCAACCTGAAGGAGGCTTTCTGCCGGGTCAAGGACGGGGAGGTCTTCATCAACAACATGCATATCAGCCCTTACGAGCAGGGAGGGAGGGAGAATCCCGCCGATCCCACCCGGGTGCGCAAGCTGCTGCTGCATCGCGAAGAGATCGACAAACTGACCCGCAAGGTAGAGGAAAAGGGCCTTTCGCTGGTCCCGACCAAGATCTACTTCAAGAACAGCCGGGCCAAGATTGAGATCGGCGTGGGACGGGGCAAGAAACTTCACGACAAGCGCGAGAGCCTCAAAAGCAAGGAAGCCGACCGGGAAATGGCCAAGGCCCTCAAGAGCGCGAGGCGTGAGGAATAA
- a CDS encoding GIY-YIG nuclease family protein — MKTPFHYVYILVSETDSSRHYTGLTQDLEARLLAHNAGQVSHTTKFRPWWIENAFAFRSREEAAAFERYLKSHSGRAFAIKHFWDPLRLRARVCR, encoded by the coding sequence ATGAAGACTCCCTTCCACTACGTCTACATCCTGGTCAGCGAAACCGACAGTAGCCGGCATTACACCGGGCTGACACAGGATCTTGAAGCTCGCCTCCTGGCTCACAATGCAGGACAGGTTTCCCACACCACGAAGTTCCGCCCTTGGTGGATCGAAAACGCCTTTGCCTTCCGTTCCAGGGAAGAAGCCGCCGCCTTCGAGAGATACCTCAAGAGCCATTCCGGCAGAGCATTTGCCATAAAGCACTTCTGGGATCCTCTCCGACTCCGGGCGCGTGTTTGCAGATAA
- a CDS encoding ATP-binding protein, translated as METARLLEILASYNRFWTTGRLDAGIRRDLLQRCLSQADTKEIVVLKGVRRCGKSTLLGQVMDAILGREVRPQQLLRVNLEEPLFAAEASVELLEQIYRTWRERVCPEGKGYLFLDEIQNIPGWEGWVRGRSDTEDVKIFVTGSSAQMLSREIGTKLTGRQISFEVYPLSFSEFLRFKEVEVHSELEYISSKTLIRHHFLDYLKYGGFPEVALRQDDADRELLLKNYFEDILYRDIVTRHEIRDVANLRNLAVFLMTNNTRPTSVNKLKGNFSISQDKTENYLSAILESYLTFQLQKFSWSLKSVQRAGFKPYAIDTGLRNRVAFSFSADTGRLVENVVHNHLRRCHEEVYFAANGGETDFIVKEGMRIVRRIQVWYEDAQQAEIPDRELAAFGKLQGDDAECLLLTNDLEIDIEIGAKKVRCLPVVKYLLLGLGR; from the coding sequence ATGGAAACAGCACGACTTCTAGAAATCCTGGCCAGCTACAATCGCTTCTGGACGACCGGCCGTCTCGATGCCGGGATCAGGAGGGATTTGTTGCAGCGCTGCTTGTCGCAGGCGGACACCAAGGAAATCGTGGTCCTGAAAGGGGTGCGGCGCTGCGGCAAGTCGACCCTTCTCGGGCAGGTGATGGACGCGATTCTTGGGCGAGAGGTCAGACCGCAGCAGTTGTTGAGGGTCAACCTCGAGGAGCCTCTTTTTGCCGCCGAGGCGTCGGTGGAATTGCTGGAACAGATCTATCGCACCTGGAGGGAGCGGGTTTGCCCGGAAGGAAAGGGATATCTCTTCCTTGATGAGATCCAGAACATCCCCGGCTGGGAGGGATGGGTTCGCGGACGCAGCGACACCGAGGATGTGAAGATCTTCGTCACCGGCTCCTCGGCACAGATGCTCTCCCGGGAGATCGGCACCAAGCTGACCGGCCGGCAAATTTCTTTCGAGGTCTATCCGCTTTCCTTCAGCGAATTCCTGCGTTTCAAGGAAGTTGAGGTTCATTCGGAACTTGAATATATCTCAAGCAAGACCCTGATCCGACATCATTTTCTCGATTACCTGAAGTACGGCGGTTTTCCCGAGGTAGCGCTCAGGCAGGACGACGCCGACAGGGAACTGCTGCTGAAGAATTATTTCGAGGATATCCTCTACCGGGACATCGTGACCCGTCATGAGATCCGTGACGTGGCCAACCTGCGCAACCTGGCGGTCTTTCTCATGACCAACAACACCCGGCCGACCAGCGTCAACAAACTCAAGGGCAACTTTTCCATCTCCCAGGACAAGACCGAGAATTACCTCTCGGCGATCCTGGAAAGTTATCTGACATTCCAGCTGCAGAAGTTCAGCTGGTCCCTCAAGAGCGTCCAGCGGGCCGGGTTCAAGCCCTACGCCATCGACACGGGCCTGCGCAACCGAGTAGCTTTTTCCTTCTCCGCCGATACCGGGCGGCTGGTCGAGAACGTCGTCCACAACCACCTGCGGCGCTGCCACGAAGAAGTCTACTTTGCCGCCAATGGCGGCGAGACCGATTTCATCGTCAAGGAAGGGATGAGGATCGTCCGGCGCATTCAGGTCTGGTACGAGGATGCACAGCAGGCGGAGATTCCGGATCGCGAACTGGCCGCCTTCGGTAAGTTGCAAGGGGATGACGCGGAGTGCCTGTTGCTCACCAACGACCTGGAGATAGACATCGAGATCGGGGCGAAAAAAGTGAGATGTCTGCCGGTTGTTAAGTACCTGCTTTTGGGTTTAGGACGATGA
- a CDS encoding HD family phosphohydrolase, giving the protein MENVSGSASINDALLPVLQEISNAIVVADNLSTISHLMLDLAIRHTGAEKGSLMLINGHQELYIHSAQGLDYLLARSYRVKLGEGIAGMVAKSGEPMMVADIEADERFRGIGRDRYATRSFISCPIKGMEKVLGVLNINDKRDGAPFTADDFALVRIIAGQAGIALKKSLLVKKFKDKTADLEEANRKLIDADIGRSEFLTRISHELRTPLNAIKGSVYHLQNSGELQPLLQKEFFDIIGRETGKLIAIVEKQLDFLRFEDEDRVLRKSIIYLREILTGICHSRTLRNALSKKNIQLDLDLGEEAFNVVGDKVMVNQLLINLLEGLAHFLDRGSRIVISVRETGSIVARFHVSSRLPEDFLNHHFTFNDLFLNEQSEGAIKIFLARKAAEAHGWQLIGDKQQDDFFITLTIPMVKRHRVEAAINATLEMILEFTSELFGANTCSLMLADELSGDLVINCARGLDEEIIRRTRISVPSRIAGWVAQEGKPLLVKDIETDPRFRKRNLDAQYNTKSLLSFPLKAGERILGVLNLNNKKSGEPFTDRDLRVGTLLLERVTAFVENLYTDSWTDEELGRLLQSLDSLINAERKYPKKDSRLPWLMERLLEQLEVGEEELGVALYISMIYDLGLMLVGSGVLEKMAPLSPLEESSLRAHPYSTLGLLGDFEPSQTVRKVILHHHERYDGTGYPDGLKGEEIPFLSRVIAVVDAYCAMTEARPYRSVLSEEEALGEIRKGAGKQFDPRVVEALEKVL; this is encoded by the coding sequence ATGGAGAACGTTTCAGGGTCCGCCAGCATCAATGATGCCTTGCTTCCGGTCCTTCAGGAGATCTCCAACGCTATCGTTGTCGCCGACAACCTCAGCACCATCTCCCACCTCATGCTCGACCTGGCGATCCGGCACACCGGAGCGGAAAAGGGCTCCCTCATGCTCATTAACGGGCACCAGGAGCTCTATATCCACAGCGCCCAGGGGCTGGATTACCTGCTGGCCAGAAGTTACCGGGTCAAGCTGGGAGAAGGAATCGCCGGCATGGTGGCAAAAAGTGGAGAGCCGATGATGGTGGCGGACATCGAGGCGGACGAACGCTTTCGGGGGATCGGGAGGGACCGGTACGCCACGCGCTCCTTCATCTCCTGCCCCATCAAAGGCATGGAAAAGGTCTTGGGGGTTCTGAACATCAATGACAAGAGGGACGGCGCCCCCTTCACCGCCGATGACTTCGCTCTTGTCCGGATCATCGCCGGCCAGGCGGGGATCGCACTGAAAAAATCCCTCCTGGTCAAAAAGTTCAAGGACAAGACCGCCGATCTTGAAGAGGCCAACCGCAAGCTGATCGACGCCGATATCGGCAGGTCGGAGTTCCTGACCCGTATTTCCCACGAGCTGCGCACCCCGCTCAACGCCATCAAGGGCTCCGTCTATCATCTGCAGAACTCCGGCGAGCTTCAGCCTTTACTGCAGAAGGAATTCTTTGACATCATCGGCCGCGAGACCGGCAAACTGATCGCCATCGTCGAAAAACAGCTCGACTTCCTTCGCTTTGAGGACGAAGACCGCGTTCTGCGCAAAAGCATCATCTATTTGCGGGAAATTTTGACCGGCATTTGCCATTCCAGGACCCTGCGCAACGCATTAAGCAAAAAGAATATTCAGTTGGACCTCGATCTGGGGGAGGAGGCTTTCAATGTCGTTGGTGACAAGGTCATGGTCAATCAGCTTCTCATCAACCTCCTGGAAGGGTTGGCTCATTTTCTCGACCGCGGGAGCCGGATTGTTATTTCCGTACGGGAGACGGGCTCGATAGTGGCCCGCTTCCACGTTTCCTCACGTCTGCCCGAAGATTTTCTTAACCACCATTTCACGTTCAATGACCTGTTCCTGAACGAACAATCGGAAGGGGCGATAAAAATATTCCTGGCCCGGAAGGCCGCGGAGGCACACGGCTGGCAGTTGATCGGCGACAAGCAGCAGGATGATTTCTTCATCACGCTCACCATCCCAATGGTAAAACGCCACCGTGTGGAGGCTGCCATCAACGCCACTCTGGAGATGATCCTTGAGTTCACCTCGGAGCTTTTCGGGGCAAACACCTGCTCCCTGATGCTGGCCGACGAGCTCAGTGGAGATCTGGTGATCAATTGTGCTCGCGGCCTGGATGAGGAGATCATCAGAAGAACAAGGATTAGCGTTCCGAGCCGGATTGCCGGGTGGGTTGCCCAGGAAGGAAAGCCGCTGCTGGTGAAGGACATCGAGACGGATCCGCGCTTCCGCAAGAGGAACCTCGATGCCCAGTACAATACGAAATCTCTCCTCTCATTCCCCCTCAAGGCTGGTGAGCGTATTCTTGGAGTCCTGAACCTCAACAACAAGAAAAGCGGTGAGCCTTTCACGGATCGGGATCTGCGCGTCGGCACCCTCTTGCTCGAGCGGGTCACCGCTTTTGTTGAAAATCTTTACACCGACTCCTGGACCGACGAGGAGCTGGGAAGGCTGCTCCAGTCCCTTGACAGCCTCATCAATGCTGAAAGGAAGTACCCTAAGAAGGATTCCCGCCTGCCCTGGCTGATGGAGAGGCTATTGGAGCAGCTCGAGGTTGGCGAGGAGGAACTGGGGGTGGCGCTCTACATCTCCATGATTTACGACCTGGGGCTGATGCTGGTCGGCAGCGGGGTGCTGGAGAAGATGGCCCCTCTATCGCCCCTGGAAGAATCGAGCCTCAGGGCTCACCCTTACAGCACCCTGGGCCTTCTGGGAGATTTCGAGCCCTCCCAAACCGTCCGCAAGGTCATTCTGCATCATCACGAGCGCTATGACGGAACCGGCTATCCGGACGGTCTCAAGGGGGAGGAAATCCCTTTCCTCTCCCGCGTCATCGCCGTCGTCGACGCATACTGTGCCATGACAGAGGCGCGCCCCTACCGCTCGGTCCTCAGCGAGGAGGAGGCCTTGGGGGAGATTCGCAAGGGGGCCGGGAAGCAGTTCGATCCGCGGGTGGTGGAGGCGTTGGAAAAGGTCCTTTGA
- a CDS encoding PEP-CTERM sorting domain-containing protein, translating into MKKVLLLLPVLLFSISNFVCATPVYFETDLAGSAVTLSGTTSSGWPGTATLTATLSPSLASESFTLAEGESYSFDFFEFNLDLDGFVLAGGGDFTVEATLGFITPDDADTTGNGNGLWGTVLGVISGGYLTWTDIPRTFTLLDGNELTIDFESGVDIFCGTNTTIQATVTNNGGAPAPVPEPSTMILLGAGLIGLGAYRKLQKV; encoded by the coding sequence ATGAAGAAAGTGCTGCTGTTACTTCCCGTCCTTTTGTTCAGTATCAGTAATTTTGTCTGCGCTACTCCTGTCTATTTCGAAACGGACCTCGCAGGATCTGCCGTAACATTGAGTGGCACCACGTCCTCTGGATGGCCTGGAACAGCGACATTAACCGCAACTCTGTCACCATCACTCGCAAGTGAATCTTTCACGTTGGCAGAGGGTGAGAGCTACTCCTTTGATTTTTTTGAATTCAATCTTGATCTGGATGGGTTTGTATTAGCCGGTGGTGGAGACTTTACTGTTGAAGCGACCTTGGGCTTCATAACACCTGATGATGCGGATACTACAGGCAATGGCAATGGGCTTTGGGGTACAGTTCTTGGCGTTATATCGGGAGGGTACCTGACCTGGACTGACATACCAAGGACCTTTACCCTTCTGGATGGGAATGAACTGACGATTGATTTTGAAAGTGGTGTTGATATTTTTTGTGGAACCAATACGACAATTCAAGCGACTGTTACCAATAATGGCGGTGCTCCTGCACCAGTCCCCGAACCCTCGACAATGATCCTTCTTGGCGCTGGCCTGATTGGCCTGGGTGCATACCGGAAACTGCAAAAGGTCTGA
- a CDS encoding PEP-CTERM sorting domain-containing protein: MRKICGVLFVLATFLWATPSVQATSLFDYQGYLSDTKTVDGITSTATTTGGTLAFNDGYGVDGNGWPEINNNETLNIEFSECVLVEGLRFTHSNGTNNDYVKMLVDGVEFDFSSDFGSSHPEEMFILTPSRVTNPADQVFDLDFTGIGVTGTNFTFLIPAEWQASGTLGSEYVLGSMTVALCPVPEPSTMLLLGAGLAGLAGVTWRRRKNG; the protein is encoded by the coding sequence ATGAGGAAGATATGTGGCGTATTGTTTGTGCTAGCAACATTTTTGTGGGCGACTCCCTCTGTTCAAGCCACGTCGCTGTTCGATTATCAAGGCTATCTTTCGGATACAAAAACCGTCGACGGGATCACGTCCACTGCTACCACAACCGGAGGCACACTGGCCTTCAATGACGGCTATGGGGTGGATGGGAACGGCTGGCCTGAAATAAATAATAATGAAACCCTTAATATCGAATTCAGTGAATGCGTCTTGGTGGAGGGGCTTCGCTTTACGCATTCAAACGGCACCAATAACGATTACGTTAAAATGTTGGTGGATGGAGTCGAGTTCGACTTTTCCTCAGACTTTGGTAGCAGTCACCCAGAGGAAATGTTCATATTGACACCATCCAGGGTAACCAATCCTGCAGACCAAGTGTTTGACCTAGACTTCACCGGGATTGGCGTTACCGGAACGAATTTCACCTTCCTGATACCAGCCGAATGGCAGGCCTCCGGAACCCTTGGAAGTGAGTACGTCCTTGGCTCCATGACTGTAGCGCTGTGCCCCGTTCCCGAGCCTTCAACCATGCTCCTTCTCGGTGCGGGCCTGGCCGGCCTTGCGGGAGTGACCTGGAGGCGGCGGAAGAACGGGTAA
- a CDS encoding PEP-CTERM sorting domain-containing protein: protein MKKIFFAGLFFTLIGLTSLAGASGYPFEDLIDTWNVLGVDVDAVPIFQLAGPLEYTHDINDSVNFGAGHVVTEAWLELDFTNDIKDFVYGFPLFTENITVYWDGNEWVVGEVDNGQYTLGLDISFLNTDGLLDISIEVSNPYHIAEAWLDHSRLYGCAVPEPSTLLLLGAGLAGLAGVAWKRRKNG, encoded by the coding sequence ATGAAAAAAATCTTTTTTGCCGGATTGTTTTTCACACTTATTGGTTTGACTAGTCTTGCCGGAGCGAGCGGCTATCCTTTCGAGGATCTGATTGACACATGGAATGTACTTGGGGTAGACGTTGACGCAGTTCCGATTTTTCAGTTGGCCGGGCCCCTGGAATACACTCATGATATAAATGATTCCGTCAATTTCGGTGCTGGCCACGTGGTGACCGAGGCTTGGCTGGAACTCGACTTCACTAATGATATTAAAGACTTTGTCTATGGTTTTCCACTTTTTACCGAAAATATTACAGTCTATTGGGATGGAAATGAATGGGTTGTTGGAGAAGTGGATAACGGCCAATATACTCTTGGGCTCGACATCAGTTTCTTGAATACGGATGGTCTTCTGGATATCTCCATCGAGGTTTCGAACCCGTATCATATTGCTGAAGCTTGGCTCGATCATTCGCGCCTTTACGGTTGCGCCGTCCCCGAACCCAGTACCTTGCTCCTCCTCGGCGCGGGCCTGGCCGGCCTTGCGGGGGTGGCCTGGAAGCGTCGGAAGAACGGGTAA
- a CDS encoding PEP-CTERM sorting domain-containing protein (PEP-CTERM proteins occur, often in large numbers, in the proteomes of bacteria that also encode an exosortase, a predicted intramembrane cysteine proteinase. The presence of a PEP-CTERM domain at a protein's C-terminus predicts cleavage within the sorting domain, followed by covalent anchoring to some some component of the (usually Gram-negative) cell surface. Many PEP-CTERM proteins exhibit an unusual sequence composition that includes large numbers of potential glycosylation sites. Expression of one such protein has been shown restore the ability of a bacterium to form floc, a type of biofilm.): MKRMFLILSGVALVFGLTVNAHALMFDFTGSLETGTSSMVFSESGVELTVTAERQTGDSILVTRNLTGGLGALTDSVDDPLLDSVGPNERLIFTITQLPVGIDALILESIYFNAYNAGNEDFGIIIDGVDMLGNEFSSPTDLWNVANDLTMEQRTINSFFSIRATDAGGEENFRIGSMEFTLYTEPAPVPEPSTLLLLGAGLTGLAVFRKFKKSA; encoded by the coding sequence ATGAAGAGAATGTTTTTAATCTTATCCGGAGTGGCTTTAGTCTTTGGATTGACGGTCAATGCACATGCCTTGATGTTCGATTTCACCGGGTCTCTTGAGACGGGTACCAGCTCAATGGTTTTTTCTGAATCCGGGGTTGAGTTGACTGTGACGGCTGAAAGACAGACCGGAGATAGCATTCTGGTGACTAGGAATCTAACGGGCGGCTTGGGGGCATTAACCGATAGCGTTGACGATCCCCTTCTGGATTCCGTCGGTCCGAACGAAAGACTTATCTTCACTATAACCCAGTTGCCCGTCGGGATCGACGCCCTGATTCTGGAAAGTATCTATTTCAATGCATATAACGCCGGCAATGAAGACTTCGGTATCATTATTGATGGGGTCGACATGCTCGGGAATGAATTCAGTTCACCAACTGATCTTTGGAATGTGGCAAACGATTTGACCATGGAGCAGAGGACGATCAACAGTTTCTTTAGTATCCGGGCGACGGATGCAGGTGGTGAAGAAAACTTTCGCATCGGAAGTATGGAATTTACTCTGTACACCGAGCCAGCGCCGGTTCCCGAGCCTTCCACTCTGCTCCTTCTCGGCGCCGGTTTGACGGGACTTGCCGTCTTCCGGAAGTTTAAGAAGTCTGCCTGA
- a CDS encoding CAAX prenyl protease-related protein: MKKETFSRVFPFALFMLFIGLEEFARFLQGKDILQVGTHAIYWIYPVKAVAVGAVLIFFRKHYREMRLGDLGRPTQTVASLLVGLGVFWLWVNMDWSFGTQGAPSGFNPNVFDDTSRTGMTAVRLAGAVLVVPVMEELFWRSFLLRYIIDGKFSRVPIGTFSWASFLATVVLFGLEHNYFLAGMMAGAAFNLLLYYTRSISQCILAHAVANLALGIYVLQTGQWRFW, translated from the coding sequence TTGAAAAAAGAAACCTTTTCCCGCGTCTTCCCTTTTGCCCTGTTCATGCTTTTCATCGGCCTGGAGGAGTTCGCCCGCTTCCTGCAGGGCAAGGATATCCTCCAGGTGGGAACCCACGCCATCTACTGGATCTATCCGGTGAAAGCGGTTGCGGTGGGGGCAGTCCTGATCTTCTTTCGCAAGCACTACCGGGAGATGCGCCTTGGCGACCTAGGAAGGCCTACCCAGACAGTCGCAAGCCTGCTTGTGGGTTTGGGGGTTTTCTGGCTGTGGGTCAACATGGACTGGAGCTTCGGCACGCAGGGGGCGCCGTCAGGTTTCAATCCGAATGTTTTCGACGACACTTCACGAACGGGAATGACGGCGGTGCGCCTCGCCGGAGCCGTTCTGGTCGTGCCGGTGATGGAAGAGCTTTTCTGGCGTTCGTTTCTGCTGCGTTACATCATCGACGGGAAATTTTCGAGGGTCCCGATCGGAACTTTTTCCTGGGCCTCATTCCTGGCAACGGTCGTCCTGTTCGGGCTTGAGCACAATTACTTTCTCGCCGGCATGATGGCGGGAGCGGCCTTCAACCTGCTCCTTTATTACACAAGAAGCATCTCCCAGTGCATCCTGGCTCATGCGGTGGCCAACCTGGCCTTGGGGATCTATGTGCTGCAGACGGGGCAGTGGCGTTTCTGGTGA